A single Calidifontibacter indicus DNA region contains:
- a CDS encoding ABC transporter ATP-binding protein, which translates to MSEKTNQTARRPMRRGGGPGMGVGMGEKTMDFKGSGKRLLGRLRPFRATLTVVLVLTIAAVLLSVIAPRVLGTAVDEIYAGVVGQRPIAFGEVGRILAIVTGLYLCAALAQLVQGFLLAKVVQRTVQRLRDEVEAKVNRLPLAYLDGQPRGEMLSRVTNDIDNVGQSMQQTISQLLFNGLTVIGVVVMMISISWWLTIVAVLAVPVVMLVTARVMKKSQGLFVQQWQHTGALNAQIEETYSAHELVKVFGRGPQVQAAFAAKNDELTGVSWKAQFISGLVMPIMMFVGNLQYVIVCVLGGLQVANGGMSLGQVTAFIQYSRQFTQPITQLASMVNLLQSGVASAERVFEVLDAPEEPADAAGSLPPARGRVTFEDVSFSYSAEPGAQPLIEDLNLSVEPGQTVAIVGPTGAGKTTLVNLIMRFYDVRTGRITLDGTDIRDVPRSQLRSRIGMVLQDTWLFHGTIGDNIAYGNPDASDEDVLEAAQATFVDRFVHSLPDGYDTIVDEDGTNVSVGERQLITIARAFVADPALLILDEATSSVDTRTEVLVQHAMAALRAHRTSFVIAHRLSTIRDADVILVMDQGRIVEQGNHESLLAAGGVYADLYASQFEGVAT; encoded by the coding sequence CCTTCCGCGCCACCCTGACCGTGGTGCTCGTGCTGACCATCGCGGCCGTCCTGCTGTCGGTGATCGCCCCGCGGGTGCTCGGCACCGCGGTCGACGAGATCTACGCGGGGGTCGTCGGGCAGCGTCCGATCGCCTTCGGTGAGGTCGGACGCATCCTCGCAATCGTCACCGGTCTCTACCTGTGCGCCGCGCTCGCCCAACTGGTGCAGGGGTTCCTGCTCGCCAAGGTGGTGCAGCGCACCGTCCAGCGGTTGCGCGACGAGGTCGAGGCGAAGGTCAACCGGCTGCCGCTGGCCTACCTCGACGGGCAACCGCGTGGCGAGATGCTGTCGCGCGTCACCAACGACATCGACAACGTCGGCCAGTCGATGCAACAGACGATCAGCCAGCTGCTGTTCAACGGGCTGACCGTCATCGGCGTCGTCGTCATGATGATCTCGATCTCGTGGTGGCTGACGATCGTGGCGGTGCTCGCGGTGCCGGTCGTGATGCTGGTGACCGCGCGGGTGATGAAGAAGTCGCAGGGTCTGTTCGTGCAGCAGTGGCAGCACACCGGAGCGCTCAACGCTCAGATCGAGGAGACCTACTCGGCCCACGAACTGGTCAAGGTGTTCGGCCGCGGCCCGCAGGTGCAGGCCGCGTTCGCTGCGAAGAACGACGAACTCACCGGGGTCAGCTGGAAGGCGCAGTTCATCAGCGGCCTGGTGATGCCGATCATGATGTTCGTCGGCAACCTGCAGTACGTCATCGTCTGTGTGCTCGGCGGACTGCAGGTGGCGAACGGCGGGATGTCGCTGGGGCAGGTCACCGCGTTCATCCAGTACTCGCGGCAGTTCACCCAACCGATCACCCAACTCGCCTCGATGGTCAACCTGCTGCAGTCGGGTGTCGCTTCGGCCGAGCGGGTGTTCGAGGTGCTCGATGCGCCCGAGGAGCCGGCCGACGCGGCCGGCTCGCTGCCGCCGGCGCGCGGCCGGGTCACCTTCGAGGACGTCTCGTTCTCCTACTCCGCCGAGCCCGGCGCGCAGCCGCTGATCGAAGACCTCAACCTCTCGGTCGAACCCGGCCAGACCGTCGCGATCGTCGGCCCGACCGGCGCCGGCAAAACCACGCTGGTCAACCTCATCATGCGGTTCTACGACGTGCGCACCGGACGGATCACGCTGGACGGCACGGACATTCGCGATGTGCCGCGATCGCAGCTGCGGTCGCGGATCGGGATGGTGCTGCAGGACACCTGGCTGTTCCACGGCACGATCGGCGACAACATCGCCTACGGCAACCCGGACGCGTCCGACGAAGACGTGCTGGAGGCGGCGCAGGCGACCTTCGTCGACCGGTTCGTGCACTCGTTGCCCGACGGCTACGACACGATCGTCGACGAGGACGGCACCAACGTGTCGGTCGGCGAACGTCAGCTCATCACGATCGCCCGCGCGTTCGTGGCCGATCCGGCGCTGTTGATCCTCGACGAGGCGACCTCCTCGGTCGACACCCGCACCGAGGTGCTCGTGCAGCACGCGATGGCCGCGCTGCGGGCGCACCGCACGAGCTTCGTCATCGCCCACCGGCTGTCGACGATCCGCGACGCCGACGTGATCCTGGTGATGGACCAGGGGCGCATCGTCGAGCAGGGCAACCACGAGTCGCTGCTCGCCGCCGGCGGTGTGTACGCCGACCTGTACGCCTCGCAGTTCGAGGGCGTCGCGACCTGA